GCGAAGGTACGGACATTGCGCCGCCCTTGTGGGGCGACGGGTCTTACAACGACGGGGCCGGCATGCACCGTATACGTACCCTGTCCACCTTTGCCTGGCACTTCATGCCCAAGAACGCCGCCACGCTCACACAGGAATCGGCCCTGGACGTGGCGGGCTACATACATGAAAAGCCCAGGCCCAAGTTCGTGCCCAGCCATCCCGACAAGATTGAGCGGCTCATCCCCCTGACGGAAGGGAAGTAGCCATGATTTTTCCCATACTGCACATTCCGGGTGTTGGCGATGGCATGACCATCGCCATGGACGCCGTGCTGCACGTCGTCATAAGTCACGGTCTGGCCATTGGCTTCATGACCATGCTGATCCTTTTTCAAACCATGACGTACGCGGGCAAGGGGCCGCACTGGGCGCGCATCAGCCGCAGCCTGCTGGGCCCGGCGGTGGTGGTCATCACTTCCGTGGGCGCGGTGACGGGCGTGGGCATCTGGTTCATCACCGGCATTCTCGCGCCAGAGGGCATAGGCTCGCTTATCCACCTCTTTTTCTGGCCCTGGTTCATCGAGTGGGGGGCCTTTACCTCTGAAGTTATCCTGCTGCTTTTTTACTACTATCTGTGGGACAGGCTGGCGGAGAAACATCCCGGCCGTCTGACCGCCCTGGGGTGGGGCTATGTGACCATGGCCGTCATCTCGGCCATCCTTATCTCGGGTATTCTGGGCTTCATGCTCACGCCTGCCGGCTGGCCCTGGGGACAGACTTTTGATCAGGCTTACTACAACCCCACCTTTGCGCCGCAAGTGTTTTTGCGGCTGGCTGGCGGGCTTGCCATAGGCTCGCTGCTGCTGACAGCCTGGATAGCCTGGCGCTTCAAGGGCACGCGGGAGGAGCGGGGCAGCGCCCTGCGGCTCGCGGGCGGCGTTTTTCTTGGCTGTGTGGCCGTGGGCGCGGTCAGCGCGTGGGTGTACTTCTCGCGCGTGCCCATGACCTTTCTCACCCACTGGAAGTTCGCAGTGGCAACGTCCTACATGTCGCAGAAGCCGGACTTTCTGCCCGCCCTCAATGCCGTTGCGGTGGGGGTGCTTTGCCTCACCGGGCTGGTCGCCGTACTGCGCTGGCCGGTGGTATGCCGCATTCTCTGCATCCCGGCTATCCTGCTCAGCGTGTTTATGGTGATGGAATTCGAGCGCATACGTGAATTCGTGCGCGGGCCGTATCTGCTGCCCGGATATATGTACGCCAACCAGGTGCCGCTGGCGGAAAAGCTGGCGGTTGACGAAACCAAGGCAAGCTATCTGCCGCGTATGCGCTGGGTGGACGACAACGGTACGCTGCCGCCGGACATGGTGGCGGGCAAGGCGCTGTTTGCCGCCAACTGCGGCGTGTGCCACACCACGGTCAAGGGCGGGCTGAACAATATCGGCATCCGTGTGGCCGGGCGCACCCTGGACAGCCTCAACGCCATTGTGTCCATTACGGAAAACCTCGGCCCCTTCATGACGCCCTTTACCGGGTCTGAGCCGGAGCGCCTGCTGCTGGCCAGCTACATTTACATGCTCGGAAAAGAGCAGGGCTATATCAAGATACCGCAGGCGCCGAAAGCTCCGGCAGCCCAGGCGGCGGCCAGGGAGGCGAAATAGCCATGAACAAATGGACTGATCTCTTCCTCCTGCATCCCCTGCCCGAGGGCTGGCTCAACGGCCTGCTTTTTGTGACCTTTGGCCTGCACCTGCTGTTTGCCCTGCTTATTGTGGGCACGGCCGTGCTGGGATTTGTGTTCTTTTTGCAGGACTGGCTGGACAATGATCAGCCGGGCCAGCACTGGAACAGCAAGTTCCTGCACACCCACCTGGGACTCAAAAGTCTGGCTGTGGTGCTTGGCATTGCGCCTCTGCTGCTCATACAGATCCGCTATTCCTACTCCTTCTTCACGGCCACGGGGCTTTTCGCCTATGCGTGGCTGGCGGTGATACCCCTGCTGATCGTGGCCTTTCTGCTTATTGACGGCTTTAACCATTCAATGACGAGCCGCGCCTGGCTGGCCATGATCTGCGGCGTCATCGGCGTGGGAGCCCTGCTTACGGTGCCTGCCATCTTTACCGGGGCGCTGGCGCTGATGGAGCGGCATGCCCTGTGGGCGCAGTTCGGGCAGTCGGGCGGACAGGATTTCGCCACCTTGCCCGCCCTGGGGCCGCACTGGCTGTTGCGCTATCTGCATGTCATCGGCGCGGCTCTTGTGCTTGGCGCGGCCTTTCAGCTCTTTTTCTCCACAAGGAACAATCCGGAGAAAACCCCGCGCCTGCGGAGCTGGATTTTCGGCGCTACCCTTGCGCAGATACTCATAGGCATTCCGCTGCTGTTCACTGTGGCCGCAGAGCTTACCTGGATCATCGTTGCGGCGCTTACGGTGGGCGCGACGGCTGCCCTGCTGGTCTTGTGGGTGCTGCGTCCCCGCCAGTCCGCTTCGGAACCGGCCCCAAGGCCCGTGCCGCTGCCCGCGCCGCGCAGTCTGCTCTGGCTGCTGCCCCTGGCCTTTGCGGCCATGCTGGTGGGCCGCCAGTTCATACAGGACGGGGCCATGAATCCCCTTCAGGCCGCCAACGACGCCTACCGCGCCGAGCGGGCCAAGACCATGGATCCTTTCCGTCAGCCTTCGCTGGACGCCTACGCCTTCAAGCTCAAGACCGTGTATGACAACGGCGACGTCATTTACGATCAGGCCTGCGCGCCCTGTCATGGTCTGGAAGGCAAGGGCGACGGCCCCGCAGCCAGGCAGCTGATTATACCTGCCGAGCATGTGGCCGACATCCGGGCCAACAGGGAATACGTCTACACCCTGGTGCGGGACGGGGTGCCCGGTTCCGGCATGCCGTACTTCCGCCTGTATGACCGCGAAAAGATCGAGATGGTGCTGGACGCCATGGGCAAGCGCTTTGGCATGTTCGGCAAGACCGATGTGCCGCAGGACCGCGAGCCGGAGAGCGACGCCATGATCGTATGGGCTGAAACCTGCTCTGTCTGCCACGGCGTGGAGGGCGAGATCACCGCTTTCGGGCATACCCTGCTGCCCCCGCCGCCGGATTTGCAGCAGTACACCATGACCCATTCCCGTGCGCTTGAGGTCATCACCAACGGCTACCCCGGCACGGTCATGCCGCCATTCCGCCACCTGCCCCAGGAAGTGCTGGAGGATCTGACCGTCATCAGCAATACCTTCAGGGCGGTGAAGTAAGCGTTTGGAATACCTTGGGCCGTTGGCGGTAAAGTCGCCAACGGCCCGAAGAACCGGAGTCAACAGACTCGGAGGCGGGCCATAAATCGGCCAGCTGACGGGCCAGCCAGACGGATATGGCGTCATGGGCGCATGGAATGAAAACCGCGCGGTCTGACGCAGTGTGGAGGTCGGGAGCGCCCGTCCGCCGCATCCGCATCCGCCGGAAGGACGGTATTCACAAAAGCGCGCGCAAAAAAGAAAAGAAAACTGCCCGAAGGCGTCATCCTTCGGGCAGTCTTTTTATGATACTGGTTGGCAAGGCGGCAGAAGCCGTGCCGATGGCTCAGTTCAGGATTCCAGCCCCATGGCGTATTCGCGCTGTTCGCGGCGGCGTACCAGCCAGAAGACCAGCAACGCGCCCAGCAGTTTGCTGACGCTCATGGTTATGATGGACCAGGGCGTGGCAAGGCCGATGATGAGCAGAAAGACGACGCTGTCCAGAGGCGCGCCCACAAGGCTTGAAATGAGTATGCGCTGCGAAAAGGGGCGGTTGGTAAAGGTAAACAGCGCCCAGTCGCCCAGTTCGCCCATGGCGAAGGCGGCGGCGCTGGCCAGCGCAAGCTGGGGAGTGGCCATGTACCAGCTTATGACGCAGCCCACCAGCATGGCCCACAGCACCTGATGGCCAACGCGGCGCTGCGCATAGTCGCGCACCACGAAAATAAAGCCCACTATCAGCGACAGCGGGGCCCACATCTCGCCATTGGGCAGTTCAATCAGGGGCGTGACGGCAAAGGCGTAGTTCACGCCTACAATAAGCGCCATGTAGGTAAAGAGAGTAAACATGGCCGCGAGAGTAAGCGTTGGCGGCATGTCCGTCAAGAGAAGCGCAAGAGAAGCGCGGCCGCAAAACACGCCGGGGCAGAGGATAAAATATTATAACAAGCTGCTATTTTTTGTGTTTTTAAGGCAGCAAAAGGCGTCCGCCACAGGGCGGCAAAACCCGCAAGCCAGGCTTGCGGCTTGACCACAGCGCGCGGATATGGGACAGAAAAACAGTTTAGTATGTATCTAGAAAAATTCTGCGCCCTTTTGCGCGCACCGTAGGCCGGATCTTCGGCCAGGAGATGTAATGACCGACCTGCAATACCGTTGCGGCTGGGTGGCACTTATGGGGCCGCCCAATGCTGGCAAATCCACTTTGCTCAATTCCATTCTCGGGCAGAAGGTGACCATTGTCACACCCAAGCCGCAGACCACACGCAATCAGATCGTGGGCATCCACACCGATGCGGATTCCCAGATCATTTTTATGGATACTCCCGGTCTCACCCAGGTGCGTGGCCGCCTGAGCAAGACCATGATCCAGGCCGTATGGCAAAGCCTTGGGCAGGCCGACATCATCATGCCGGTGCTGGACGCCCATTTGTACATCCGTCACCCCGAATTCCTCGATCGCGATCTGGCCCCGGTGGCCCAGGCTCTGGCCAGTGATGACCGCCCGATGATCGTTGTGGTCAACAAGGTTGACCTCTTCAGCGACAAAAGCCGCATGCTGCCGCTGCTCACACGGCTGCACGAAATGTGGCCAAAGGCTGAAATATTCCCCGTGTCCGCCCTGCGCCGGGACGGCCTGGTCGACCTTGTGGCGCTTATCAATAAAAAGCTGCCCACGGGGGTTGCCCAGTTCCCCGAAGATCAGATATCCACCGCGCCCATGCGCTTCATGACGGCGGAAATCATCCGCGAGAAGCTGTTTCTCCATCTGCGGCAGGAAGTTCCCTATTCCGTGGCTGTTGACGTGGAAAACTGGGAAGAAGACGAGGAGCGCGGGCAGACGGTCATTCATGCCACCATTTACGTGGCCCGCCCCATGCACAAGGCCATGGTCATCGGCCGGGCCGGGCAGTCCATCAAGGCCATCGGCACCGAGGCCCGCAAGGACATTCAGACGCTGGTGGGCGGCAAGGTGCATCTGGAGCTTTGGGTCAAGGTGCGCGAGCACTGGACTGAAGACGCGGCCTTTTTGCGCGACATCGGCATGATGGCGGAGTAGCTATGGATCTGCTGGAGCGTTACGGTCTTGTTTTGGACAGGCTGAACTCCGCCTGCGCCGCCGCAGGGCGGCCCAGGCAGGATGTGACC
This DNA window, taken from Desulfovibrio sp., encodes the following:
- a CDS encoding c-type cytochrome; the encoded protein is MNKWTDLFLLHPLPEGWLNGLLFVTFGLHLLFALLIVGTAVLGFVFFLQDWLDNDQPGQHWNSKFLHTHLGLKSLAVVLGIAPLLLIQIRYSYSFFTATGLFAYAWLAVIPLLIVAFLLIDGFNHSMTSRAWLAMICGVIGVGALLTVPAIFTGALALMERHALWAQFGQSGGQDFATLPALGPHWLLRYLHVIGAALVLGAAFQLFFSTRNNPEKTPRLRSWIFGATLAQILIGIPLLFTVAAELTWIIVAALTVGATAALLVLWVLRPRQSASEPAPRPVPLPAPRSLLWLLPLAFAAMLVGRQFIQDGAMNPLQAANDAYRAERAKTMDPFRQPSLDAYAFKLKTVYDNGDVIYDQACAPCHGLEGKGDGPAARQLIIPAEHVADIRANREYVYTLVRDGVPGSGMPYFRLYDREKIEMVLDAMGKRFGMFGKTDVPQDREPESDAMIVWAETCSVCHGVEGEITAFGHTLLPPPPDLQQYTMTHSRALEVITNGYPGTVMPPFRHLPQEVLEDLTVISNTFRAVK
- a CDS encoding cytochrome C, coding for MIFPILHIPGVGDGMTIAMDAVLHVVISHGLAIGFMTMLILFQTMTYAGKGPHWARISRSLLGPAVVVITSVGAVTGVGIWFITGILAPEGIGSLIHLFFWPWFIEWGAFTSEVILLLFYYYLWDRLAEKHPGRLTALGWGYVTMAVISAILISGILGFMLTPAGWPWGQTFDQAYYNPTFAPQVFLRLAGGLAIGSLLLTAWIAWRFKGTREERGSALRLAGGVFLGCVAVGAVSAWVYFSRVPMTFLTHWKFAVATSYMSQKPDFLPALNAVAVGVLCLTGLVAVLRWPVVCRILCIPAILLSVFMVMEFERIREFVRGPYLLPGYMYANQVPLAEKLAVDETKASYLPRMRWVDDNGTLPPDMVAGKALFAANCGVCHTTVKGGLNNIGIRVAGRTLDSLNAIVSITENLGPFMTPFTGSEPERLLLASYIYMLGKEQGYIKIPQAPKAPAAQAAAREAK
- the era gene encoding GTPase Era; this translates as MTDLQYRCGWVALMGPPNAGKSTLLNSILGQKVTIVTPKPQTTRNQIVGIHTDADSQIIFMDTPGLTQVRGRLSKTMIQAVWQSLGQADIIMPVLDAHLYIRHPEFLDRDLAPVAQALASDDRPMIVVVNKVDLFSDKSRMLPLLTRLHEMWPKAEIFPVSALRRDGLVDLVALINKKLPTGVAQFPEDQISTAPMRFMTAEIIREKLFLHLRQEVPYSVAVDVENWEEDEERGQTVIHATIYVARPMHKAMVIGRAGQSIKAIGTEARKDIQTLVGGKVHLELWVKVREHWTEDAAFLRDIGMMAE